A single window of Gossypium arboreum isolate Shixiya-1 chromosome 13, ASM2569848v2, whole genome shotgun sequence DNA harbors:
- the LOC108483957 gene encoding E3 ubiquitin-protein ligase SDIR1-like: MSFVFRGSRGDIESGFSGFIHERPAVRIHASRPVNSNSLAFFVTVLLLFMILNSHQMSPNFLLWLVVGIFLMATSLRMYATCQQLQAQARAHAAAASGLLGHTELRLHMPPSIAFATRGRLQGLRLQLALLDREFDDLDYDTLRALDDNTSTSHSMSEEDINALPVHKYKVHGLESAGSSLQQASSSSVTIEQKQDSWKGDGNMKASDDELTCSICLDQVNEGELVRSLPCLHQFHTTCIDPWLRQQGTCPVCKFRMGSGWQENRESESDDSDMVSLNSPGNTIGSIYLH, encoded by the exons ATGAGCTTTGTTTTCCGAGGTAGTAGAGGAGATATTGAGAGCGGGTTTTCAGGATTTATTCATGAACGTCCTGCCGTG CGTATACATGCATCTCGGCCTGTTAACTCCAATTCACTGGCCTTCTTTGTTACAG TTCTGTTGTTATTCATGATTTTAAACTCTCACcaaatgtctccaaattttctg CTTTGGCTAGTAGTAGGCATCTTTTTAATGGCTACTAGCCTTAGGATGTATGCAACTTGTCAGCAACTTCAAGCTCAGGCTCGAGCTCACGCTGCTGCAGCTAGTGGTTTGCTTGGTCATACCGAGTTGCGTTTGCACATGCCACCATCAATAGCTTTTGCTACAAGAGGACGCTTACAAGGACTAAGACTCCAACTTGCCCTTCTCGATCGTGAATTTGATGACCTAG ATTATGACACCCTGAGAGCGTTGGATGATAATACTTCCACAAGTCATTCAATGAGCGAGGAAGATATAAATGCTTTACCTGTGCACAAGTACAAGGTCCATGGCCTGGAAAG TGCAGGATCATCATTGCAACAGGCATCTTCTTCGTCAGTCACAATTGAG CAAAAGCAAGATTCCTGGAAAGGTGATGGGAACATGAAGGCTTCAGATGATGAACTAACTTGCTCTATTTGCTTGGATCAAGTCAACGAGGGGGAGCTTGTTCGGAGCTTGCCATGTTTGCATCAG TTCCATACCACCTGTATTGATCCATGGCTGCGGCAGCAAGGCACATGTCCAGTATGTAAGTTTAGAATGGGGTCGGGATGGCAGGAAAACAGGGAGAGTGAATCAGATGATTCGGACATGGTTTCACTCAACTCCCCTGGTAATACAATCGGAAGTATATATTTACATTAA
- the LOC108485533 gene encoding laccase-2 yields MRFSGFLSSAVMVILFVGCFMAVPEVVTAKHGGGVTRHYKFSIRMKNITRLCRSKSIVTVNGKFPGPRVVAREGDRLVVKVVNHVPNNISIHWHGIRQLRSGWADGPAYITQCPIQTGQSYVYNFTITGQRGTLFWHAHFSWMRASVYGPLIILPRRNESYPFIKPHKEVPILFGEWFNADPEAVINQSLQTGAGPNVSDAYTLNGLPGPLYNCSGKDTYKLKVKPGKTYLLRLINAALNDELFFSIANHSVTVVEADASYVKPFVTDTLVIAPGQTINVLLKTKSPAPDAAFYMLARPYFTGMGTFDNTTVAGILEYENPKNPENAPLFKPSLPAINATNVVANFSNMFKSLATNKFPINVPQKVDKRFFFTIGLGTNPCPKNQTCQGPNGTKFAASMNNISFALPTTALLQSYFFSKNGVFTADFPDFPLHPFNYTGTPPNNTHVINGTTKVEVLPFNASVEVIMQDTSILGAESHPLHLHGYNFYVVGQGFGNFNPKNDPSKFNLVDPVERNTVGVPSGGWVAIRFQADNPGVWLMHCHFDVHLSWGLRMAWIVLDGKLPNQKLPPPPSDLPKC; encoded by the exons ATGAGGTTTTCAGGTTTTTTGTCATCGGCAGTTATGGTTATCTTGTTTGTTGGTTGTTTCATGGCGGTTCCTGAGGTTGTCACTGCAAAACATGGCGGCGGGGTAACCAGACACTACAAGTTCAGC ATAAGGATGAAGAATATTACACGATTGTGCCGTAGTAAGAGCATTGTTACAGTTAACGGCAAGTTCCCAGGGCCTCGTGTTGTTGCCAGAGAAGGAGATCGCTTGGTCGTTAAAGTAGTTAATCATGTTCCTAACAATATCTCCATTCATTG GCATGGAATTAGGCAGCTTCGAAGCGGATGGGCAGATGGGCCTGCATATATCACACAATGCCCCATTCAAACAGGCCAGTCTTACGTTTACAACTTCACTATAACCGGACAAAGAGGAACTTTGTTCTGGCATGCTCACTTTTCATGGATGAGAGCTTCTGTTTATGGCCCACTCATCATCCTCCCAAGGCGCAATGAATCTTATCCTTTCATTAAACCTCACAAAGAAGTCCCTATCTTGTTTG GTGAATGGTTTAATGCTGATCCTGAAGCTGTTATCAATCAGTCACTTCAAACTGGTGCTGGCCCTAATGTTTCCGATGCCTACACTCTCAATGGTCTTCCAGGCCCATTGTATAATTGTTCTGGCAAAG ATACATATAAATTGAAGGTAAAGCCCGGAAAAACATATCTACTGAGGTTAATCAATGCTGCACTCAATGATGAACTATTCTTCAGCATTGCAAACCACAGTGTCACTGTCGTGGAAGCCGACGCATCGTACGTGAAACCGTTCGTGACCGACACATTAGTGATAGCACCGGGACAAACCATCAATGTGCTCCTAAAGACCAAATCGCCAGCCCCTGATGCCGCTTTCTATATGTTGGCTAGACCCTATTTCACCGGCATGGGCACATTCGACAACACGACCGTTGCCGGCATCCTCGAATATGAAAACCCGAAAAACCCGGAAAATGCTCCATTGTTTAAACCAAGCTTACCTGCCATCAATGCCACAAATGTTGTAGCCAATTTTTCAAACATGTTCAAAAGTTTAGCCACCAACAAGTTCCCTATCAATGTCCCACAAAAAGTGGACAAAAGGTTCTTTTTTACTATTGGACTTGGAACCAACCCTTGTCCTAAAAACCAAACATGTCAAGGACCAAATGGTACAAAATTTGCAGCTTCAATGAACAATATCTCCTTTGCACTCCCTACAACAGCTTTGTTACAATcttatttcttttctaaaaacGGGGTTTTCACCGCCGATTTCCCGGATTTCCCTCTTCATCCGTTTAATTACACCGGCACACCGCCGAACAACACACACGTTATTAACGGTACCACTAAAGTTGAAGTGTTACCGTTCAATGCGAGCGTCGAAGTGATCATGCAGGACACTAGTATATTAGGGGCTGAGAGCCACCCTCTCCATCTCCATGGCTATAATTTCTATGTTGTTGGTCAAGGTTTTGGTAACTTTAATCCTAAAAATGACCCTTCAAAGTTCAACCTCGTAGATCCGGTTGAAAGAAACACCGTTGGTGTCCCCTCCGGTGGTTGGGTTGCGATTCGGTTTCAAGCAGACAATCCCG GTGTTTGGCTGATGCACTGTCACTTTGATGTTCACTTGAGCTGGGGTTTAAGAATGGCATGGATAGTGTTGGACGGAAAACTTCCTAACCAGAAACTACCGCCGCCGCCGTCGGATCTTCCCAAGTGTTAA
- the LOC108485969 gene encoding small polypeptide DEVIL 9: MDDKYRKTSKKEASSSVNNSSSKRSSSLPRSFSAKTTTAAATTAECLLRSSSQKNPCSSSSSSSLPRSCSQKSSSISRKCSNLAKKQKARFYIMRRCVAMLVCWHKHGDS, from the coding sequence aTGGACGACAAGTACCGTAAAACATCAAAGAAAGAAGCTTCGTCATCAGTTAATAATAGTTCTTCAAAGCGCTCATCATCACTGCCGAGGAGTTTTTCAGCCAAAACAACCACCGCCGCTGCCACCACTGCCGAATGCCTTCTTAGAAGCTCTTCACAAAAGAACCCTTGttcttcttcatcttcatcaTCGTTGCCTCGAAGTTGTTCGCAAAAGAGCTCTTCCATTTCGCGTAAATGCAGTAACTTAGCTAAAAAACAAAAGGCTAGATTCTATATTATGAGGCGTTGTGTCGCCATGCTTGTTTGCTGGCATAAACATGGAgattcttga